In Planctomycetota bacterium, one DNA window encodes the following:
- a CDS encoding DUF6800 family protein: protein MGKDHRRSHLRRVRQRRQKVRRLKARLAAATSQEERQRLIGKIEIVTRRPFAPAAK from the coding sequence ATGGGCAAGGATCACCGCCGCAGCCATCTTCGCCGGGTCCGCCAGCGCCGCCAGAAGGTCCGGCGCCTGAAGGCGCGCCTGGCGGCCGCCACGAGTCAGGAAGAGCGCCAGCGCCTGATCGGCAAGATCGAAATCGTCACCCGCCGGCCCTTCGCCCCCGCCGCGAAGTAG